TCAACTCCATATATAACCAGCCCTTGCATTATTATCCTTTCAATCATGTGGATCTCGAGATTACATACCACAGCGGACAATCGGAGGACTGGGGAATTCAGTTCGGTAACAGTGGACGCATAATCTCTGTAAAAGTAACTCCCAAATCTATCAAGCATACGGATCCCAAAAACCCCAACTGCTTGAGCACAGAACCACTGGCAATCAGTGAGAACTCTTTAAAGGCTGGAGAGCAGCTTGAAATCGTTTACACGTACAGCGTGAAATTTGTAAAGAATGATTCAATCAAATGGTCGTCACGTTGGGACTACATTTTGGAATCCATGCCGCACACAAATATCCAATGGTTCTCCATACTCAATTCCCTTGTTATAGTCCTTTTCCTGAGTGGTATGGTGGCAATGATAATGCTCCGTACTTTGCACAAAGATATTGCTCGCTATAATCAGATGGATAGTGGTGAGGATGCCCAGGAGGAGTTTGGCTGGAAGCTGGTCCATGGTGATGTGTTCAGGCCGCCGCGTAAGGGCATGCTGTTGTCGGTTTTTCTGGGCTCTGGTGTGCAGGTGCTGGTGATGTCCATGATCACCTTAGCATTTGCCTGCCTGGGTTTCTTGTCGCCAGCCAATCGGGGAGCCCTGATGACCTGTTCCatggttttgtttgtttcgctGGGAACACCGGCTGGTTACGTGTCGGCGCGTATTTACAAGAGTTTCGGGGGGCTGAAATGGAAGAGTAATGTAATCCTTACCTCGATCGTTTGCCCTGGGTAAGTTGTTAAAGCTGTATTAAAAGTTTcccattttttaaattgttttcgatttttagTGTCGTCTTCTCATTGTTTTTCGTTATGAACCTGGTGCTGTGGTGGGAAAATAGCTCCGGAGCTGTGCCATTTAGCACGCTAATTGCTCTACTTGCCTTGTGGTTTGGCGTCTCCGTGCCACTAACCTTTGTTGGAGCTTACTTTGGTTTCCGCAAGCGCGTAAGTATATACTTTCATAGTTTGTACCCTAATTCCTCTTATTTCTATTTCTGCATTCAGGCACTGGAGCACCCTGTGCGTACCAACCAGATTCCCCGTCAGATTCCGGACCAGTCGATCTACACACAGCCTATTCCTGGTATCGTTATGGGCGGCGTTCTACCCTTTGGCTGCATTTTCATTCAGTTGTTCTTTATCCTGAGCTCGCTTTGGTCCAGTCAGATTTACTACATGTTCGGCTTTCTGTTCCTGGTCTTTGTCATATTGGTCATCACATGCTCGGAGACCACCATTCTGCTGTGCTACTTCCACTTGTGTGCGGAGGACTATCATTGGTGGTGGCGCTCCTTTTTGACGTCCGGCTTCACGGCAGTCTATCTGTTCATCTACTGCTGCCACTATTTTGTCACGAAGCTATCGATCAAGGACAGTGCATCAACGTTCCTGTATTTTGGCTACACGGCCATTATGGTAttcttgttcttcttgctgACAGGCTCCATTGGGTTCTTCGCATGCTTTTGGTTCATACGCAAGATCTATAGTGTGGTAAAGGTGGATTAAACGGCATAATTCAAGAAGAAGCTCGTGCGaatgtatttttgtatgtGTAGCCACAAATTTACACTTAAGCctaatgtgtgtgtgatttCTGCGCTGTGCGCCCGGCACAGACAGTTTTCTGTTTACTATAATTACGATTAATATGTGTATAATAACATATGTTTGTATCAGGCGAAAAACAGTGGAGTAACGAAGCGCGCAATAATTTTTAAGCAGTAAACAGCAAACGAGTTGGAGTTAAAATGACTTGAATCATCTTTTGTATAGCTCTTCGTTCTGTTAATCTTTAGGCGTAAAGTTTAGCATTGTCCATTTCCCAGCTCTAGCAAcgattccaaaaaaaaaaagaagttattcaaaaaactaaaagcccTTTAAAAAGTACTGAGCTGCAAAACGAAGTACTTTAAACCCCTTTCTTTACTTGTAATATCAAAGCCTATAAACTGTAATTAGTGGCTCGTCTTAGCCGTTATTCGAGCAGGATTGAATTCACgtgtaatattttaaatactttagtttaaactatttaaatctAACTTGCGACTaaagaataaacaaaactatAAATTACGAGCCCTCTGGGACTAATTTTTTACTGTCAACAGAACCAGCTCTTTCTTTCAACCCTAGACAAACTGACAATTGTCAGATGTTGTTTCTATGGCTTCCGCGAGCTGGGGCAACCAGTCAGTGCGAGTAAACATTTCCAGCTCAGAGCTTGTCTAGCGGCGCATCCATGTCAGATATATCGGACAACGATGGGGACGAGTACGATGAACTTTCGGAGCTGCGACAACGCCACAAGCCCGAGTCCCAGCCCTCAGTGGATGTGCGTATCTGTAAGACGCGGTCCTTGATCTTTCTTAGACTTCCTGTTTGCTTTCCAGGAGGCCTTCGATCTGGATGACCTTCTGCCCACTATTGGCGAATTTGGCAAGTACCAGAAGCTCTTGGTGTTCGGAATTTGTCTGCCTGCCTGCATACCGTGCGGTTTTTGTGCCTTTAACCAATTGTTTATGGCTGATACTCCGGATGACTATTGGTGTCGCATCCCAGAGCTTCTCGGCTTGCCCCTGGAGCAGCGAAAATCGCTATCCATACCCCGGGAACTGGTGAGTAATTGCAGCCATACTAGTGCTGCAGCTAAGGTAATCAAGTCAGCCCATTGATTGTGCGTTGCTTAAGGTGAAGGGTCCATACGAGGGTTGTTCGATGAGTGGTTgaaaggggagggggaaaCTTAACAGATGTCTTATTGATTATACCCATAGAGTTTAAGCTAACCTATGccttctatttatatttttcaataactAATGAGACTGATTCGTTCAAGGATGATGGCAAACTGGTCTACAGCAAATGTTATACCTACGGAGTCAACTGGACGCAACTCCTTGAATCGGGGGAAGAGAATGACCTGACAAGCATGGAACCGAACACCAGTTGGCCACTGATCAAGTGCGGAGAGGGATGGGAGTATAACACAAGCGTCGTCTGGTCCTCTATTGTGATTGATGTGCGCACTCCTAGAACATCAAGCCTTCATCTGAAACTACAATGTCATTTATGTAGGAGACGCTCGAATCATTTCCCAAGCATCTGTACATCCTTTAGCCAGGAGTATAGCATGGCCA
This sequence is a window from Drosophila teissieri strain GT53w chromosome 2R, Prin_Dtei_1.1, whole genome shotgun sequence. Protein-coding genes within it:
- the LOC122612524 gene encoding transmembrane 9 superfamily member 2 encodes the protein MILLSGLLPLLGIILLHLATPIQAFYLPGLAPVNFCKKTDVSSTCKSEILLYVNRLNTEESVIPYEYHHFDFCLGEEQNSPVENLGQVVFGERIRPGPYKIQFLENQQCAAACVKTYKGDDPGSNRRMMVLKKGISLNYQHHWIVDNMPVTWCYPLENGKQYCGIGFPMGCLVRSDGEGCPINSIYNQPLHYYPFNHVDLEITYHSGQSEDWGIQFGNSGRIISVKVTPKSIKHTDPKNPNCLSTEPLAISENSLKAGEQLEIVYTYSVKFVKNDSIKWSSRWDYILESMPHTNIQWFSILNSLVIVLFLSGMVAMIMLRTLHKDIARYNQMDSGEDAQEEFGWKLVHGDVFRPPRKGMLLSVFLGSGVQVLVMSMITLAFACLGFLSPANRGALMTCSMVLFVSLGTPAGYVSARIYKSFGGLKWKSNVILTSIVCPGVVFSLFFVMNLVLWWENSSGAVPFSTLIALLALWFGVSVPLTFVGAYFGFRKRALEHPVRTNQIPRQIPDQSIYTQPIPGIVMGGVLPFGCIFIQLFFILSSLWSSQIYYMFGFLFLVFVILVITCSETTILLCYFHLCAEDYHWWWRSFLTSGFTAVYLFIYCCHYFVTKLSIKDSASTFLYFGYTAIMVFLFFLLTGSIGFFACFWFIRKIYSVVKVD